The genomic window GTCAAGGTCCATGGAAACATCATTGCGGCAGCCGGAAGTCAGGGGCGGAGGCACGAGGCCGGCTAAAACTGTCTCACCACACGCAACTCGCCGCCGGTTTTCTTGTAGTCGTAGAGTTGGGCGTTGGTGGTGCGGCCTTCGTGTACTACCGACACCTCGGGGCTGAAGCCGAAGAGAGTGAGAGCACGATTGAGAACCGAGGCGCGCACGTTGTACGTCTTGTCTTCCCGGGGCACGCCGTCAGGCGTATTGGGAGACCAATCGCCTTCGTAGTCCGTCCACCGATGGCCGCCGCCCGCGCCCACCGTAAAACCCCAAGGGAGGGCTACCGACACCCCGGCCTGGAGCCAGGTGCTCCGGTTACGGAACTTGGGGTTCAGCGGCCGGTCGCGCCCGTATCCGCCGGTGGCATCGAATCGCACCGTAGGGGTGACCACCCATCCCGCGTTGAGCGAGAAGTTCCGGACCGGACCGTCCAGCGTTTTGCGCGTGCGGTACCGCCGGTCGTGCCACGACGACCTGCCGTTGAGCGTAAGCCGGCGGGTGAACCGGTGCTTCACGGTGAGTCTCGCGCCCAAGTCGAAGTAGTCGGGCTCGTTGGCGCTCCACCGATGACGCCAATTGCCGAGCACGCTGAACTCCGTCCTCTCCGTGGCCAGGACGCGCGGTCCGGCATGCCACGACACGAGCATCTGGTCGAATTTCCCGCCCGAGTATTCCCGGCGCGAACCGTCCACGCCCAGGCGGAGCCCAAGCCGGTTCGCCAACCGATGTTGGTACTCGCCGCCGCCCCAGATCGAAAGCCCGACCCCCGAAGTGGTCAGCGACTCGGCATCACGGCGGAACGGCAGTCCGAAGATGTAGATGACTCTCTCGTTGGATGTGCCCCCGATATTGGTGTCGGGCGCCACCGCAAAGCCCATGTGCAGGTTCCAGCCCCGGCGGCGCCGGATCTGGGCAAGGAAGCGGCCCACGTTGGCTACCACCGGTGGCGGCGGGTTGCCGGCTAGAACTCGCTCGAAATGCTGCCGGGCCAGGCCATCCTCGCCCTTGAGAAAAAACGCCCGCGCCAGCTCCAGCCGCGCGCGGACCAAACCCGGACGGTTGATGAGCATGGTACGGAAAGAAACGATGGCCTCGTCGAGCAACGCATTTCGGGCCTTTTCGGCGATGCCCGGGCGCTGCGATTCCGCGCCCGCCGCCATGCCGATGAGAAACAGCAGATCCATGCGCCCCGGATTGGCCCGCGACAGCGGACGAAGGACATCCAGCGCCGCTTGAAACTGCCCGCTCTTGAGTAGCGTGCGCACCTCCGCAACGTCTTCCGCGACCGAAGGAGCCGGCGCCTGGGCGGTCCCGCCCTCAGGCACGGCAACCATGAATACAGCGATCGCCACCAATGCACCGCACACGGATCTCAGGGTCATCGTTCACCTTTGAATTATTGGCAAAAAAAGAGGGTGGCGCGAATCGCGTCACCCTCTTTTTCGTGGTTAAACCTGCGAGTTCAGAGCCTTACCATCGGCCTCCGCGCCCGCGCGGCTGGCGAGTGCCAGGGCCTTTTGTCTACTTATCACGCTTGTCGAGAGTCGCCCCGAACGCACCTCTAACGTGCCCGTGGGAAGAATGGGCATCAAACCTACCGGCCACCGAGCCGGGGTGCATGTCCTGCGCGGCAGCGCCGGCCGCCGGATTACCGAAGAACTGACCCTCCCAGTCTCCTGTCGTCACCGGAGAGCCGCCCACCGAACCGCCCATCCCGCCGTCGCGGTTTACGTCGGTCTGTCCGTCACCGGTGAACATATCCATGTTGGACAAATTCTGGATCCCGATGGCCCCGAGCGTGAGACTGAACCCTGCCATGTCATTTCCATCCTCGTCCTGGAATCCGTCGATCGTTCCGTCTATCTGCTGTGCCCTGTTGGCGGCGATATCACCGCCGCCGAAGCGCGCCGTCAAGGTGGCGCTCGCCGTGAACTCGCCATGCTCAAGAGAGTCAAGGGTCGCGTTCGCGTTGTAAGTCTTCTTCGCGTACCTGCCGGCTGCCGGACCTTTGTACGTCGCGGAGCCTTCCAAGCCGCTCAACCCGCTGTTGTTGTACTCTTCCTCGCCGCCATAAAAGGTGCGGAAGCTCACGGCGCCGGTGTCCTTGTTCACCGTCGTCCACCATCCAAACCGCAGATAGTCTTCGTCAGCCACCCTCACGTTGGGCACGGCAAGGTCGTCTGTCCTGGTAGCCGCCGCCGTCTCGTTATCGGCGGGGTCGGACACGTTATCGGGCCCGAGGAAGTCGGGGGTGAAGGTCCACTCTCCCTCTATCGCACTGATCGTTGGATCCGCGCCATCTGTCCCTGCAACAACTGCAATAGAGCACGTGTCGCCGGTGCAGGTGAAGTCGCCCGGTACGCCGTCCCACATGCCCGCAAACGCACGAGGATTAACTGCGTCATCCGCGATGTAAGTGGTGGTCTGGGCCGCCATATCAGGGAATGACGGTGAAGCCGCAAGCATCCTGAACAGCGGGAGCTGTTCTGCGGTCGTCACGAGGGTCAGCACGCCGTTGGTCACGGTAGAAATGGCGGCAGAGTCCGCGGCTGTGTGGACGTCGGTGAACTTCTCCATCGTGTCCTGGATGTTCGTATAGACCGTCGCGGTCTGGTTGCTGTCGTCTGCCTTCACGATATCGGCTTTAAACCATCCGTTGCCGACGCTGGTGGCGGTCACATCCTTCCCGATGGTGGTGTCGTCCGTTGTGGCCTCGGTGGGGGTCGCGTTGTCGTCTCTCGTCGCCGTGACCTTAACATTGGTTCCGTCGTGCTTCGCCGACGCATAACCCGGTGCCATAGACTCACCGTCGTCGCCGCCCAGGCGCATCGCGTAGGGCATGGCCTCCTTGGCCGTGTTGGCTTGCATCAGCTCGTAGTTGGCGGCGGCGACTGCTGTTTGGGCGGCGGTTACCGCTACCTGCGCCCGCGCCATCTCAACAGCGGTCCCATTCGCGGCCGCGGCCGCGGCCGCATTGGCCGCCGTCATCGCCTCGTTGGCCTTGGAGACCAATTCCTCAGCGTCGTCCACGTCCGTGTCCTGCGTACCGTATGCGATCAAGAGGGTGTCGAATGCCGCCTTGGCGACGGTATAGGCAGTATAGGTGGCGTTGGATTGCATAGTAGCCAACGCGAGGGCCAAAGCAGCTTCCGCCGCTTCCTTGTCCGCAATGGCCTGGTCACGCTCCGCCTCCGCCATCATCGCACGCGTTTCCGCGGCTGTCGCCTCCGCTACCGCCGTATCCCTTGCCGTGTTGGCAGCATCCCGCTCCGTCTCCGCCACCATCTTGGCGGCTTCCGCGGCTGCCGCAGCCGCTACCGCCATATCCCTTGCCGTGTTGGCAGCATCCCGCTCCCCTTCAGCCAAACCTTGGGCGGCTTTCGCGGCGGTCTCCGCCTCCTCCGCCGCCATCTGGGCGGCTTCCGCGGTGGCCTGCGCCGCCTCCGCCGCCATCTGGGCGGCTTCCGCGGTGGCCTGCGCCGCCTCCGCCATCATCTGGGCAGTGTTGGCAGCGTCCCGCTGTGTCTCCGCCGCCATCTGGGCGGCTTCCGCGGCAGCCCGGGCAGTGTTGGCAGCGTCCCGCTCCATCTCCGCCTGAGCTTGAGCCGCCAGCGCGGCGTTCCTTGCTTCTATGGCCTCGTCCCGGTCGTTCTTTATCCCGGAATTAGACGAACAGCCATACAGCCCTGCCAAAACCATGGCAGCCGCCAAGGCCATCACAATTTTACGATTCAACATTCCCTGTTCCTCCTTACCGTTTGAAGAGCCCAAGCTTACCGTTTAAGCCGCCCCAAGTTTACCGTTTTAGGGCAATGCCACGTGGATAACACAAGTCCGTGGGGAATGCAAGGGAGAAAATGCCCGTCACCGCACAAAACCCGCGACGCGACTTCCCAAGTCCCGCCGGTCGAATACCGTCGATTCGCGTGCCAGCCTCCCTCGGTCCAACTGCTCTCGGCTAACACAGGCCCATGGGGAAAGCAAGCAAGAAACGCCGGCCTTTTGGCTGTTTTTGTAGCGGGTGTCTCCGGTTTGACTTGTCCCGGCAAAACCCCGATAAAGGGACGAACCGGAACGGTCCGGCAGCGGGTGTTTCCCGCCGAACCCACAGCGCAAGGAGAACATCCATTGGCAACCACCGTCACAGCCCCCATGGTTGGAAAGATATTGAGGATCGAGGCGAATCCCGGCCAGGCCGTTGAAGAGGACGACGTGGTCATCGTCATGGAGGCCATGAAGATGGAGATTCCCGTGGTGGCGCCGGCCGGCGGAACGGTCAAGGACGTCAAGGTCGAGGTGGGGCAGTCGGTGGAGGCGGGAGAGGAGCTCGCCGAGATCGACTAGCCGCGCGGTGGCGCACGGCTTCGGTCCGGCAGGTTTGACATGGGCACCTGGGAATTTGGCCTCACGGTTGCGCTGGTGGGCAGCGTCGGCACGCTGGTGGTGCTGTGGCTGCTGAGTCTGCTGATTCTGCTCATTAGGAAGATATTTCCTGCATGACGGCCAGCCCGCCGACTCGTCATTCCCGCCCCTCTACTTAGTCATTCCCGCGAAAGCGGGAATCCATGGGTGGCGGAGGGGCCCCGCCCCGCCTCTCCTGGATTCCCGCTTTCGCGGGAATGACTAGAATCGGGGGACCGGGACTGGAATAGCGGGCTTCACCCTTCACAACAAGATATGGAATCTGCGATTTTTTCGGGCATCCTGGGGCTGCTTGACGGCATAACGAACTTGGGGGGCGGCCAGGTGGTCATGATGGCCATCGCGGGCGTGCTGCTCTACCTGGGGATCGGCAAGGGGTTCGAGCCGCTGCTGCTGGTGCCCATCGGCTTCGGCGCCATCCTGGTGAACATCCCCCAGGCGGACCTGATGGCCGAGGGGGGCACGCTCCGGTTCTTCTACGACTTCGGCATCCGCACGGAAATCTTCCCGGTGCTGATCTTCATCGGCATCGGCGCCATGACCGACTTCGGGCCGCTGTTCTCCAACCCCAAGATCATCATGCTGGGGGCGGCCGGACAGTTCGGCATTTTTTTGACACTGCTGTTGGCCCTGGGGATCGGGTTCGACAAGCTCGACGCCGTGGCCATCGCCGTCATCGGCGCCTGCGACGGGCCCACCGCCATTTACGTCAGTTCACGCTTCGCGCCGCACCTGCTGGGGGCGGTGTCGGTGGCGGCATACTCTTATATGTCGCTGGTGCCGCTGATCCAGCCGCCCATCATGCGGTTGCTGACCACGGCGCGGGAGAAGCAGGTGGTCATGAGCATGGTGCAGCAGGCGCCCGTGTCCAAGACCACGCGGATTCTGTTCCCCATCGTGGTGACGGTGGTGGCGTCCATCATCGCGCCCCTGGGGACGCCGCTCATCGGCATGCTGATGCTCGGCAACCTGCTGCGCGAGTGCGGCGTGGTGGAACGGCTCAAGCTGGCCTCGGAAAACGAGATCGCCAATATCGTGACACTGCTGCTGGGGCTGTCCATCGGCGGCACCATGGCGGCGGAGCGGTTCCTGCGGGTGGAGACCCTGATGGTGCTCGGCTTGGGCTTGGTGGCCATCGGACTCGACACCGTCATGGGAGTGCTGTTCGGCAAGGGCATGTGCCTGCTCACCCGCGGCAAGATCAATCCCCTCATCGGCGCCGCCGGCATCTCCGCCTTCCCCATGGCCGCACGCGTGGTGCAGAACGAGGGCCAGCGCTACAACAGGAAGAACCACCTGCTGATGCACGCCATGAGCGCCAACGCCGGCGGTCAGATCGGCTCGGTCATCGCCGCCGCCATCATGCTGTCGGTGCTGCGCGGGATGGGGATCATCTGACAACCTCGCGAATGCGGGCTTAAGAATCGGCATGAGAGGGCGATCCATTCCATAGGCACCGATTCTTGACTTTACCGCCGTTTCCTGGTGTCGTGTTCTGGAACGGCCCGCATTCGCGCGCCCGGCGCATCAGGGGATGGCCTCATGGGTTTGATCGTTTCCGAAGTCTACGATGCGCTGATCGAAGCCGGGACTTCCCCGGAGAAGGCAACAGCCGCGGCCGCCGCCGTGCCCTTGGCCGAGAACGTGGGGACAAGAGACGACATCGCGGGGATTCACGCGGACATCGCGGGGATTCGCGTCAGCATGGCGACGCAAGACGACTTGGCAGGGATTCGCGCGGACATCGCGGAGATTCGCGCCAGCATGGCGACGCAAGATGACCTGACAGGGATTCGCGCGGACATCGCACGGATTGACGCCAGTATGGCTACCAAGCAGGACTTGGTAAGGATCGGGAAGGACATTGCCGTCCTCAAGTTCGCGGTGTTCAGCGGTGGAGCGGTCATTATGGGCGCTCTAGGCACTCTGTTGAAGCTCGCTTTCTTTCCGTAGTTCGTCTGCATCGGCGCCTTGCGCTTCCGTACCTGCTCCGGCGCCTGGAAACCCGACCTTCGTGGCCGAAGAACGCAAAGCACCTGACCCCAACGGCACCGCGCGGGGAGTTCCGGCCCCCGAACAACGTCTCGCCGACCTCGAAGCCGGCGTCGTCGCGGGCGACGCGCGCGCCATCGACAAGCAGCACGGCGAGGGCAAGCTCACGGCCCGGGAGCGCATCGAGCGGCTCGTGGACCCGGGCAGCTTCACGGAAGAGTTCATGCTGGCCGAGACCCAGAGTACGGATTTCGGCATGGCGGAGCGGCGCCGGCCCACCGACGGGGTGGTGTGCGGCTTCGCGCGCGTCGACGGGCGGCCGGTGTACCTGTTCGCCCAGGACCGCACGGTGCTGGCCGGGGCGGTGGGCAGCGCCCACGCCGAGAAGATCGCCAACGGCATCCGCACGGCCCGCTCCCTGGGGATGCCGTGCATCGGGCTCTACGACTCGGTGGGGGCGCGCATCCAGGAGGGGCTCACCGTCACCGCGGCCATCGGGCAGATCTTCTTCGAGAACAGCATCGCGTCGGGCGCCGTGCCGCAGATCTCGGCGGTCATGGGGCCGTGCATCGGCGTGGCCTCGTACTCGCCCGCGCTCACGGACTTCATCCTCATGGTGCGCGGCACCAGCCAGATGTTCATCACCGGGCCGCCGGTGATCAAGGAGGTGCTGGGGGAAGAGGTGACCATGGAGGAGTTGGGCGGGGTGCGCATCCACTCGGAGGTGTCCGGGGTAGCGGACATGGTGAGCGCCGACGACGAGGCCTGCCTGGCGGAGATCCGCAAGCTGCTGGGGTTCCTGCCGGCCAACTGCAACGAGGCGCCGCCGCGCAAGGAGAGCGACGACGACCCCGAGCGGCGGCTCGACGGCATCGAGGAGTTGGTCCCCGACGACAAGCGCAAGCCCTACGACATCGTCAAGGTCATCCGCGCGGCGGTGGACGGCGGCGAGTTCCTGGAGCTCAAGCGCCGGTTCGCGCGCAACCTGGTGATCGGCTTCGGGCGCCTCGACGGCCACCCGGTGGGGTTCGTGGCCAACCAGCCCATGTTCCTGGCCGGCAGCCTGGACGTGGACGCGTCCGACAAGGCGGCGCGCTTCATCCGCTTCTGCGACGCATTCAACATCCCCATCGTCACGCTGATGGACGTGCCCGGGTTCTTTCCGGGGCGGCAGCAGGAGGAGATGGGCATCATCCGCCACGGCGCCAAGATGCTCTACGCCTACGCCGAGGCCACCGTGCCCAAGATCACCATCGTGCTGCGCAAGGGCTACGGCGGCGCCAAGCAGGCCATGTGCACGCGTGAGATGGGTGCCGACCAACTCTGGCTGTGGCCCGGCGTGGAGCTGGCGGTGATGGGCGGCGGCGGCGCCGTGAACGTGCTCTACCGGCGCGAGATCGCTGCCTCCGACGACCCCGAGCGCACCCGCGCAGAGAAGATGGCCGAGTTCAACGAGCGCTTCAACGGCCCCTTCGAGGCCCTCTCCAAGCAGTTCTCCCAAGCTGCCATCCAGCCCGCCGAAACCCGCGCCCGCCTAATCCGCTCCCTGGCGCTGCTGCGCCGCAAGAAGGAAACGAGACCCGCCAAGAAGCACGGCGTCATGCCGGTATAGGCCCACGCGTCACTGAGCGTCTGTTCCGCGCCCTCTCGAACCGATTCGTCATTCCCGCGAAACAGGCTGCGGCCAAACACCGTCCGCACAAGGTTTGCCGCCCGCCCCCCGATTCGTCATTCCCGCGAAAGCGGGAATCCAGGGGTGGTGGTGGGGCACTACGGCGGCGTTTCCCCGCCTCGCCACCCCTGGATTCCCGCTTTCGCGGGAATGACGAATCGGGGTGGTTGGCGCCAATTCTTGTCCTGGTGACGTTTTGACACAGCCGCTTCCGCGGGAATGACGAATTGAAGAGGCCCTGCCTCATCAGTTTCGACACAGCCTGGGAAGCGGGAATCCAGGCGGAGCGGGGCGACTTTTCGTTTAAGTTGACCATCCTGAGCGCCGACAGTTCCTTACGAGACCGTTCTTGACTTTGCCGCCGTTTCTTGGTCTCGTATTCTGGAACGTCCCGTACGCGCGAGCAGCGCACCGGGGGATGCCAGCATGGGCCTGATCGTTTCCGAACTCTATGACGCACTGATCGAAGCCGGAGCATGTCCGGAAAGCGCCAAAGCAGCCGCCGGCGCCGTACCGCCAGCCGACAACATGGCGACCAAAGAAGACATAGCCAGACTCGAGAGGAACATGGCGACCAAGGAGGACCTCGCCAGGCTCGAGAGCAACTCCAACGAGAGGTTCGCCAAAATCGAAAGCGCAATGGCGACCAAAGAGACCACCAACGAGAGATTCGCCAAGATCGAAAAGCAACTCGCCGTACTCAATTTCGCGGTGTTCAGCTTTGGTTCAGCGATCCTGGCCTTCATGGTCAAGCTGACCTTCTTCCCATAGGTTGCCGTTTGCCTACTCCCGCGCCCTCTCCCGCCGCGTCATGATCGCGAGCCGGGTCACCCCGGCGGCGCGGGCGGCGTCCATCACCGTCACCACCAAGCCGTGGGCCACGCGCCGGTCGGCGCGGATCAACACCTGGGCGTCGCGCCGTTCGGCGGCCGTGGCGCGCAGGCGTGCGCCCAGCGCCTCCAGCGTCACCGGCGCGCCGTCGAGGCGGATGGCGCCCTCCGGCGTGATGGCGATGGTGATGTCGCGGTCCTGGCGCGCCACCTCCGGGGCCGCGGCGTCGGGCAGGTCCACGGTGATGCCCGGGTTGGTCAGGAAGTTCATGGACAGGGCAAAGAAGATCAGCAGGTTGAAGATGGTGTCCACGACCGGGGTCATGTCGATGAAGCCGCCGGCGGCTCTCCTGTGGGTGCGGAAGTTCATGCCGGCCGGCCGCCCCGGTCGCCCGCCCCCTCGCTCAGCAGGTCCATGAAGCGGGTGCACAGGCGCTCCATCTCCAGGGTGAGGGCGTTGGCCTTGTTGAGCAGGTAGCGGTGCATGACCACGGTGGGGATGGCCACGCTCAGGCCCGCGAGGGTGGTGACGAGGGCCTCGGAGATGCCCCCGGCCAGGGTGGCCGGGTCCACCACGCTCTGGGTCGAGATGACCGAGAAGATCTCGATCATGCCCGAGATGGTGCCCATGAGCCCCAGCAGGGTGCTGACCCCGGCGATGGTGCCGAGGGTGTCCACGAAACGCTCCAGCCCGGCGGCTTCCTGTCGCCCCGCCTCCTCCAGGTGCTCCTTCATGACGTCACGCCGCTGCCCGGCGACGCGCACCCCCACCGCCAGCACCCGCGCCACCGCCGCAGGGCTCCGGCCCAGCAGCTCCGCGGCCCCGGCCAGGTCCCGGTCCACCACCAGCGCCTCGGCGCGCCGCACCAGGTCCGCCGGCACCACCCGCCGCCGCCACAGGCTCCACAGCCGTTCCATGAAGATCGCCAGCGCCGCGACGGAGCACAGCAGGATCGGCGCCATGAAAAAGCCGCCCTTGGCAAGGAATTCAAACATGATGGAATCTTGTGCCCAGTCCCCCTGTGCCATATCATTTAATCATGGCTTCCGTTAAGCGCCCCGCGCCCCTCGTCGTCCCATGAACGACGTCAACCTCATCGTGGCCTTCGCCGCCGGCGCACTCTCGTTTCTGAGCCCCTGCGTGCTGCCGCTGATCCCGTCGTACCTGTCGTTCGTCTCCGGCATCTCGCCGCGCGAGATGAGCGAGGGCGGCGCGCCCGGCGGCCGGGTGATGGGAAACGCGCTGGCGTTCGTCCTGGGCTTCTCCATCGCCTTCGTGGCGCTGGGGGCGTCGGCCAGCCTGCTGGGGCGGTTGCTTCTCGGATACCAGGACGTGGTGCGCGTGGTCGGCGGCGTGCTCATTATAGTGGTGGGGGTCTACCTGACGGGGATCTTCCGGGTCGCCACCCTGGAGCGCTACGCCCAGGTCAACCTGCGCAGCAAGCCCGCCGGGTATCTCGGCTCGGTGCTCGTGGGCCTCACCTTCGCGGTGGCGTGGATCCCCTGCGTGGGGCCGATCCTGGGCGCCATCCTTACCCTGGCCGGCACCACCGGCGAAGTGTACCGGGGCGCGCTGCTGCTCTCCGCCTACGCCGCCGGCCTGGGCCTGCCGCTGCTCCTCAGCGCCCTGGCCATGAACCAGTTCTTCCGCATCTCCCGCGCCCTCGGCTCCTGGCTCACCGCCATCCACGTCGCCGCCGGCCTCCTCCTCGTCGCCGTCGGCCTTCTCCTGGTCACCGACAACATGACCGCCGTCAACGCCTACGCCCTCCGCCTCACCCCCGCCTGGCTGGTGACGCGGCTGTAGGGCATCCATCGCTTCCAACGTGAGTGAAGATGAAGACTCCCTGCGTCTACATCCTCGCCAACAAACCCCG from Deltaproteobacteria bacterium includes these protein-coding regions:
- a CDS encoding sodium ion-translocating decarboxylase subunit beta codes for the protein MESAIFSGILGLLDGITNLGGGQVVMMAIAGVLLYLGIGKGFEPLLLVPIGFGAILVNIPQADLMAEGGTLRFFYDFGIRTEIFPVLIFIGIGAMTDFGPLFSNPKIIMLGAAGQFGIFLTLLLALGIGFDKLDAVAIAVIGACDGPTAIYVSSRFAPHLLGAVSVAAYSYMSLVPLIQPPIMRLLTTAREKQVVMSMVQQAPVSKTTRILFPIVVTVVASIIAPLGTPLIGMLMLGNLLRECGVVERLKLASENEIANIVTLLLGLSIGGTMAAERFLRVETLMVLGLGLVAIGLDTVMGVLFGKGMCLLTRGKINPLIGAAGISAFPMAARVVQNEGQRYNRKNHLLMHAMSANAGGQIGSVIAAAIMLSVLRGMGII
- a CDS encoding cytochrome c biogenesis protein CcdA, producing the protein MNDVNLIVAFAAGALSFLSPCVLPLIPSYLSFVSGISPREMSEGGAPGGRVMGNALAFVLGFSIAFVALGASASLLGRLLLGYQDVVRVVGGVLIIVVGVYLTGIFRVATLERYAQVNLRSKPAGYLGSVLVGLTFAVAWIPCVGPILGAILTLAGTTGEVYRGALLLSAYAAGLGLPLLLSALAMNQFFRISRALGSWLTAIHVAAGLLLVAVGLLLVTDNMTAVNAYALRLTPAWLVTRL
- a CDS encoding acyl-CoA carboxylase subunit beta yields the protein MAEERKAPDPNGTARGVPAPEQRLADLEAGVVAGDARAIDKQHGEGKLTARERIERLVDPGSFTEEFMLAETQSTDFGMAERRRPTDGVVCGFARVDGRPVYLFAQDRTVLAGAVGSAHAEKIANGIRTARSLGMPCIGLYDSVGARIQEGLTVTAAIGQIFFENSIASGAVPQISAVMGPCIGVASYSPALTDFILMVRGTSQMFITGPPVIKEVLGEEVTMEELGGVRIHSEVSGVADMVSADDEACLAEIRKLLGFLPANCNEAPPRKESDDDPERRLDGIEELVPDDKRKPYDIVKVIRAAVDGGEFLELKRRFARNLVIGFGRLDGHPVGFVANQPMFLAGSLDVDASDKAARFIRFCDAFNIPIVTLMDVPGFFPGRQQEEMGIIRHGAKMLYAYAEATVPKITIVLRKGYGGAKQAMCTREMGADQLWLWPGVELAVMGGGGAVNVLYRREIAASDDPERTRAEKMAEFNERFNGPFEALSKQFSQAAIQPAETRARLIRSLALLRRKKETRPAKKHGVMPV
- a CDS encoding biopolymer transporter ExbD, which produces MNFRTHRRAAGGFIDMTPVVDTIFNLLIFFALSMNFLTNPGITVDLPDAAAPEVARQDRDITIAITPEGAIRLDGAPVTLEALGARLRATAAERRDAQVLIRADRRVAHGLVVTVMDAARAAGVTRLAIMTRRERARE
- a CDS encoding acetyl-CoA carboxylase biotin carboxyl carrier protein subunit, yielding MATTVTAPMVGKILRIEANPGQAVEEDDVVIVMEAMKMEIPVVAPAGGTVKDVKVEVGQSVEAGEELAEID
- a CDS encoding surface lipoprotein assembly modifier; this translates as MVAVPEGGTAQAPAPSVAEDVAEVRTLLKSGQFQAALDVLRPLSRANPGRMDLLFLIGMAAGAESQRPGIAEKARNALLDEAIVSFRTMLINRPGLVRARLELARAFFLKGEDGLARQHFERVLAGNPPPPVVANVGRFLAQIRRRRGWNLHMGFAVAPDTNIGGTSNERVIYIFGLPFRRDAESLTTSGVGLSIWGGGEYQHRLANRLGLRLGVDGSRREYSGGKFDQMLVSWHAGPRVLATERTEFSVLGNWRHRWSANEPDYFDLGARLTVKHRFTRRLTLNGRSSWHDRRYRTRKTLDGPVRNFSLNAGWVVTPTVRFDATGGYGRDRPLNPKFRNRSTWLQAGVSVALPWGFTVGAGGGHRWTDYEGDWSPNTPDGVPREDKTYNVRASVLNRALTLFGFSPEVSVVHEGRTTNAQLYDYKKTGGELRVVRQF
- a CDS encoding MotA/TolQ/ExbB proton channel family protein, with the protein product MFEFLAKGGFFMAPILLCSVAALAIFMERLWSLWRRRVVPADLVRRAEALVVDRDLAGAAELLGRSPAAVARVLAVGVRVAGQRRDVMKEHLEEAGRQEAAGLERFVDTLGTIAGVSTLLGLMGTISGMIEIFSVISTQSVVDPATLAGGISEALVTTLAGLSVAIPTVVMHRYLLNKANALTLEMERLCTRFMDLLSEGAGDRGGRPA
- a CDS encoding OadG-related small transporter subunit, whose product is MGTWEFGLTVALVGSVGTLVVLWLLSLLILLIRKIFPA